One Mycobacteriales bacterium genomic window carries:
- a CDS encoding excinuclease ABC subunit A — protein sequence AIGRTPRSNPATYTGVFDHMRRLFAETTEAKIRGYQPGRFSFNVKGGRCEACAGDGTIKIEMNFLPDVYVPCEVCGGARYNRETLEVHFKGKTIAEVLDMPIEEANEFFSAVPAISRHLQTLVDVGLGYVRLGQPAPTLSGGEAQRVKLASELQKRQTGRTVYVLDEPTTGLHFEDVRKLLGVLGKLVDAGNTVIVIEHNLDVIKTADWVIDMGPEGGGGGGTVVAIGTPEDVAAVPGSHTGGFLRDILAARRTAPARKAPAKAAAPPKKTVPAKAAPAKEAPAEKASARKAKASA from the coding sequence GGCGATCGGGCGGACCCCGCGGTCCAACCCGGCGACGTACACGGGCGTGTTCGACCACATGCGGCGGCTGTTCGCGGAGACGACCGAGGCGAAGATCCGCGGCTACCAGCCGGGCCGGTTCTCCTTCAACGTCAAGGGCGGCCGCTGTGAGGCCTGTGCCGGCGACGGCACCATCAAGATCGAGATGAACTTCCTCCCGGACGTGTACGTCCCCTGCGAGGTCTGCGGCGGGGCCCGGTACAACCGGGAGACGCTCGAGGTGCACTTCAAGGGCAAGACCATCGCCGAGGTCCTGGACATGCCGATCGAGGAGGCGAACGAGTTCTTCTCGGCCGTCCCGGCGATCTCGCGGCACCTGCAGACGCTCGTGGACGTCGGCCTCGGGTACGTCCGGCTGGGCCAGCCCGCGCCGACGCTGTCCGGCGGCGAGGCCCAGCGGGTCAAGCTCGCCTCCGAGCTGCAGAAGCGGCAGACCGGCCGCACGGTCTACGTGCTGGACGAGCCGACCACCGGGCTGCACTTCGAGGACGTGCGCAAGCTGCTCGGCGTGCTGGGCAAGCTGGTCGACGCCGGCAACACGGTGATCGTGATCGAACACAACCTGGACGTGATCAAGACCGCGGACTGGGTGATCGACATGGGACCGGAGGGCGGGGGCGGCGGCGGGACCGTCGTCGCGATCGGGACCCCGGAGGACGTCGCGGCCGTGCCGGGCAGCCACACCGGCGGGTTCCTGCGCGACATCCTCGCTGCCCGGCGTACGGCGCCGGCCCGCAAGGCGCCGGCGAAGGCGGCGGCTCCGCCGAAGAAGACCGTCCCCGCGAAGGCGGCTCCGGCGAAGGAAGCGCCGGCCGAGAAGGCTTCCGCCCGGAAGGCGAAGGCCTCGGCCTGA